One window of the Mycobacterium haemophilum DSM 44634 genome contains the following:
- a CDS encoding R2-like ligand-binding oxidase has translation MIRTHMGSLARGGLNWDSLPLKLFAGGNAKFWNPADIDFSRDSQDWQSLSDRERDYATRLCAEFIAGEEAVTKDIQPFMSAMRAEERLGDEMYLTQFAFEEAKHMQVFRLWLDAVGITEDLHHYLDETPAYPQIFYQELPESLEALLTDPSPTAQVRASVTYNHVVEGMLALTGYYAWHKICVERGILPGMQELVRRIGDDERRHMAWGTFTCRRHVAANDANWTVFETRMNELIPLALRLIEEGFALYGADIPFGLSVDEFMQYSTDKGMRRFGTISSARGRPLQEIDVDYSPLQLEDTFAMEDERALAAR, from the coding sequence GTGATACGCACACATATGGGATCGCTCGCCCGGGGCGGTCTCAACTGGGACAGCTTGCCGTTGAAGCTGTTTGCCGGCGGCAACGCAAAGTTTTGGAATCCGGCCGATATCGACTTCTCCCGCGACAGCCAGGATTGGCAGTCGCTGTCGGACCGGGAACGCGACTATGCCACCCGGCTGTGCGCCGAGTTCATCGCCGGCGAAGAAGCAGTCACCAAGGATATCCAGCCGTTCATGAGTGCGATGCGCGCCGAAGAGCGGCTGGGAGACGAGATGTATCTGACGCAGTTCGCGTTCGAGGAAGCCAAACACATGCAGGTATTCCGCCTGTGGTTGGACGCCGTGGGGATCACCGAGGACCTGCACCATTACCTCGATGAAACGCCGGCTTACCCGCAGATCTTCTACCAGGAACTGCCGGAATCGCTCGAAGCATTGCTGACCGATCCCTCGCCGACCGCCCAGGTTCGAGCATCAGTCACCTACAACCACGTCGTCGAAGGCATGCTGGCACTGACGGGATACTATGCCTGGCACAAGATTTGCGTTGAGCGCGGCATTCTTCCCGGCATGCAGGAGCTGGTCCGCCGCATCGGCGACGACGAGCGACGCCATATGGCGTGGGGCACCTTCACCTGTCGGCGCCATGTCGCCGCCAACGACGCCAATTGGACGGTGTTCGAAACACGGATGAATGAGCTCATCCCGTTGGCGCTGCGCCTCATTGAAGAAGGCTTCGCGCTCTACGGTGCCGACATCCCGTTCGGCCTATCGGTCGACGAGTTCATGCAGTACTCCACCGACAAAGGGATGCGACGGTTCGGGACCATCAGCAGCGCTCGCGGGCGGCCGCTGCAGGAGATCGACGTCGACTACTCGCCGCTGCAGCTGGAGGACACCTTCGCTATGGAGGACGAGCGGGCCCTGGCAGCCCGTTAA